The genomic window AATTCTCCAGCGTGAAATCCGCGTATTGAAAAGCGAAAATGTCTTTCACCTCAGGATTAATCTTCATAGTCGGCTGGGCAAAAGGTTCGCGAGCAAGTTGCTCTTTGAGTGCCTCGATGTGGTTGAGATAAATATGGGTGTCCCCGCCTGTCCAGACGAATTCCCCGGGCTCGAACCCGCAGACTTGGGCGAGCATGAGGGTGAGGAGTGAATACGACGCGATATTAAAGGGGAGTCCCAGACCCACGTCACAGGAACGCTGGTAAAGCTGGCAGGAGAGACGGTTATTGGCGACGTAGAATTGGAACAGGGTGTGGCAGGGGGGGAGGGCGACTTTATCGGCCTCTCGGGGATTCCAACCGGTCACAATATGCCTGCGGCTGTCGGGTTTTTCTTTCAGGTCTTTGAGCAAACGCTGGATCTGATCCACGCCGTCGAGGTGATAGGAGTAATGGTCCCAGGAACCATCCGGGTCGAGCTGGGGTGTCGCGCCGTAGTTACGCCACTGGTGACCATAGACCGGGCCGAGCTGTCCGGCAGGACGGTTGAAACGCGCGGTTTGCTCCGCAGTGCTCCATTCATCCCAGATCGTCACTTTATTTTCCTGGAGCCAGGGATTATCCGTGCAGCCGCTGAGGAACCAGAGTAGCTCATAAATGATGGAACGCAGGTGGAGCTTCTTTGTGGTGACCAGAGGGAAACCTTCTTGCAGGTTAAAACGCATCTGC from Verrucomicrobiota bacterium includes these protein-coding regions:
- a CDS encoding thymidylate synthase, with translation MKQYLELVDHILKNGAEKSDRTGVGTLSVFGWQMRFNLQEGFPLVTTKKLHLRSIIYELLWFLSGCTDNPWLQENKVTIWDEWSTAEQTARFNRPAGQLGPVYGHQWRNYGATPQLDPDGSWDHYSYHLDGVDQIQRLLKDLKEKPDSRRHIVTGWNPREADKVALPPCHTLFQFYVANNRLSCQLYQRSCDVGLGLPFNIASYSLLTLMLAQVCGFEPGEFVWTGGDTHIYLNHIEALKEQLAREPFAQPTMKINPEVKDIFAFQYADFTLENYQCHPSIKMPIAV